The DNA window GGCAAATTTTAATCCATGCATTAACAGCTAAAGAACAGGTTGACGTTTATTTTCCACTATCAAAATCATTGGTCTATAACCCCAAGCTTTCTGCTGCCTATTTAGATTTTACCAAAAATAACCTGGTAGCGATTTTCAGCGAGTTAATCATAGAAGGAGTGGAGGATGGAAGTATAAGAGTAAAGGAACCTGAAATCATGGCAGAACTGCTTGCTGTCATTCTTAATATTTGGCTCTCCCCTATTATATTTATGGATTCAAAAGAAAAATTTATAGCTAAGCTAAGTTATGCTTCAGATATTCTTGATAGTGTCGGTCTGCCAATTATAAATCAGGAAGTAAACGCTGCCTTTGAAAAAATCATTTCAACGCTGCCGGATCATGAAGGGGAAGAAAGTACCGAGTAAAAATAAAGAGTGGGGTTTTATCACTTGTCTGCAAGAAGCGGCGCCCTCAGTTATAAGCACACATGGTCACAATTCGCACAAAACGCAGATAAGTGTTTTCGTCGGGTCGCATATAATCATTATCCGCGTGGGCGTACCATAGTACGAAATGGAACAGCGACAGTATTTCTCAATCGGTATATAAATACGCATATTGGTAAAAAGGCACGGACAAATTGGAACCTGTGAAGGTGTAAAATCTATGACGATTGAAGCATTAAAAATGATTGCGCCCTATTCTGAGGGCGTTTGGAATAAAGAAAATTTAATTGAATTTTTAATTTGGCATTGTAATATTCGGTTTAGTGCCTGGATACGTGGATATTTTGCTGATTTTACAGACGACATGGAATTAGCGGATCTGTTATTTGATATTGTCCTTGATGATGATTATGAGGGTTCAGATGCACGAATGAGCGCCGCCTACTTTATTTCAAAACTATCTGAGGATGTATTAAAAGAAAAAAAGGATCTGTTAATTCAAACGCAGCAAAACGAAGTTTTGGCTTGCCGGCCATTATCATATATCGAAACAACATATGAATGGCTCAGGATATAAATCCAGTTTTATAGACGAAACCTCTTTTAAAAACGTGACAATCACGATACAGAGGAAGTAGCGAAAGTGGGTATATCGGAGGCGCTTAGAGGCACGCTCTATTCCCGTCCGAGTTTCATACCCTTGACGGATAAGGTGCACTCAACAAATTGGAAGCTGTGGAGATGATGAGATG is part of the [Clostridium] symbiosum genome and encodes:
- a CDS encoding TetR/AcrR family transcriptional regulator, with product MGRNRYPEVTESRILEMAMKLFIEKGYEQTTLQDIADAIGMTRGAIYHHFKDKAEMVDSVMACMFHKTVPCYDEILGNKEISSLEKIRQILIHALTAKEQVDVYFPLSKSLVYNPKLSAAYLDFTKNNLVAIFSELIIEGVEDGSIRVKEPEIMAELLAVILNIWLSPIIFMDSKEKFIAKLSYASDILDSVGLPIINQEVNAAFEKIISTLPDHEGEESTE